The Oncorhynchus tshawytscha isolate Ot180627B linkage group LG20, Otsh_v2.0, whole genome shotgun sequence genome has a window encoding:
- the LOC112219419 gene encoding V-type proton ATPase 116 kDa subunit a2-like, producing the protein MGSVFRSEEMCLAQLFLQSGSAYDCISELGEMGLVEFRDINPSVNLFQRRFVSEIKRCEEMERILGYLLREIQKANIAVPEDDEICPVAPPPKHVLEIMEQLQRLEVELSEVARNKEKLQRNLLELTEYTHMLRITHTFVHSRSRHEALGPQYEEFQSIESDSGGCTGMQRLGAKLGFVSGLIHRVKVEAFERMLWRVCKGYTILSYAELGESLADLDTGEISKNVVFLISFWGDQIGQKVQKICDCYHCHLYPHPENDEERADVMDSLRTRILDLNNVLHRTEEYLRQGLQKASESAFTWVVQVKKMKAIYHILNLSSFDVTNKCLIAEVWCPVNDLTNLRGALEEGSRKGDATVPSFVNRIPSNDTPPTLLRTNKFTSGFQSIVEAYGVGDYREASPVPYTIITFPFLFAVMFGDLGHGVVMACFALWMVLKEKSHKRKRSDNEIWTVFFEGRYIILMMGLFSVYTGLIYNDCFSKSLNIFGSGWSVRAMFTDQQWTNETLQTNALLTLDPNVTGVFSGPYAFGIDPIWNMAVNRLSFLNSYKMKMSVIIGVVHMSFGVVLSVFNHLHFKHNFNIYLLFLPELLFLLCLFGYLVFMILYKWLAFGARDSRLAPSILIHFINMFLMQGEDNTPLYPGQTGLQVFLVVVALLSVPVLLLGKPVYLYWLHRGGKGLRLRRGYERVRRVSEDDMSQAPAYDDDEEEGLDDLMTSRETQPKEFDFGDVFLHQAIHTIEYCLGCISNTASYLRLWALSLAHAQLSEVLWAMVMRLGLRMTSRLGVLFLVPVFSLFAVLTVSILLVMEGLSAFLHALRLHWVEFQNKFYHGTGIKFSPFDFSTLPSVFEQDGLL; encoded by the exons ATGGGGTCGGTGTTCCGAAGTGAAGAGATGTGCTTGGCGCAGTTATTTCTTCAGTCCGGTTCAGCATACGATTGCATAAGTGAGCTTGGAGAAATGGGTCTGGTCGAGTTTCGAGAT ATCAACCCCAGTGTCAACTTGTTCCAGCGACGCTTCGTCAGCGAAATCAAGAGAtgtgaagagatggagagaattctGG GGTACCTTTTGAGGGAGATTCAAAAGGCAAATATTGCTGTGCCAGAAGATGATGAAATCTGTCCAGTCGCCCCTCCCCCCAAACATGTCCTTGAAATCATG GAGCAGCTCCAAAGGCTGGAGGTGGAGCTTAGCGAGGTGGCCAGGAACAAAGAGAAGCTGCAGCGGAATCTTCTGGAGCTGACCGAGTACACGCACATGCTGAGGATCACACACACCTTCGTACACAGCCGCTCCCGG CATGAGGCCCTTGGCCCCCAGTATGAAGAGTTCCAATCCATTGAGTCAGACTCTGGAGGCTGCACTGGCATGCAGAGACTGGGAGCCAAGCTGGG GTTTGTGTCAGGCTTAATCCACCGGGTGAAGGTGGAGGCATTTGAGCGCATGTTGTGGAGGGTGTGTAAGGGCTACACTATCCTCAGCTATGCAGAGCTGGGCGAGAGCCTTGCTGACCTGGACACG GGTGAGATCAGCAAAAATGTTGTGTTCCTTATCTCATTCTGGGGAGACCAGATTGGACAGAAGGTCCAAAAGATCTGCGATTG TTACCACTGTCACCTTTACCCCCACCCTGAGAATGACGAGGAGAGGGCAGATGTAATGGACAGCCTAAGGACACGCATCCTGGACTTGAACAAT GTGCTCCACCGCACTGAGGAGTACCTCAGGCAGGGGCTGCAGAAGGCCTCAGAGTCAGCCTTCACCTGGGTAGTGCAAGTGAAGAAGATGAAGGCCATCTACCACATCCTCAACCTGAGTAGCTTTGACGTCACCAACAAGTGTCTCATAGCTGAGGTGTGGTGCCCTGTCAATGACCTGACCAACCTGCGGGGTGCGTTGGAGGAAGGCTCG AGAAAAGGTGATGCCACTGTACCATCCTTTGTAAACCGAATCCCAAGCAACGACACACCACCTACACTCTTGAGAACAAACAAGTTCACCTCCGGCTTTCAGAGTATTGTGGAGGCTTACGGGGTTGGAGACTACAGGGAGGCTAGTCCAG TTCcctacaccatcattacattCCCCTTCCTGTTTGCGGTCATGTTTGGGGACCTTGGTCATGGTGTGGTCATGGCATGCTTTGCCCTGTGGATGGTGTTGAAAGAGAAGAGCCACAAGCGCAAGCGCTCTGATAATGAG ATCTGGACAGTGTTCTTCGAGGGACGTTATATCATACTAATGATGGGCCTTTTCTCTGTGTACACGGGGCTGATCTACAATGACTGCTTCTCAAAGTCACTCAACATATTTGGCTCAGGCTGGAGTGTTAGGGCTATGTTCACAGATCAGCAGTGGAC GAATGAAACTCTCCAAACGAATGCTTTGCTCACCCTTGATCCCAATGTCACTGGTGTCTTTAGTGGGCCATACGCCTTTGGCATCGATCCT ATATGGAACATGGCAGTGAATCGCCTGTCCTTCCTGAACTCCTACAAGATGAAGATGTCCGTCATCATAGGGGTCGTGCACATGAGCTTTGGGGTGGTGCTCAGTGTCTTCAACCATCT GCACTTCAAACATAATTTCAACATCTACCTGCTGTTCCTCCCTGAGTTGCTGTTCCTGCTATGTCTTTTTGGCTACCTGGTTTTCATGATCCTCTACAAGTGGCTGGCATTCGGTGCACGTGACTCCCGCCTGGCCCCCAGCATCCTCATCCACTTTATCAACATGTTCCTCATGCAGGGAGAGGACAACACCCCTCTCTACCCTGGACAG ACTGGGCTGCAGGTCTTCCTGGTGGTGGTGGCTCTGCTGTCTGTGCCTGTGCTGCTGTTAGGAAAACCAGTCTACCTCTACTGGCTGCACCGTGGAGGGAAGGGCCTGCGATTGCGCAGG GGATATGAGAGAGTTCGGCGTGTGAGTGAGGATGATATGTCCCAAGCACCAGCATACgatgatgatgaggaagagggatTGGATGACCTCATGACCAGCAGAGAGACCCAGCCTAAGGAG TTTGACTTTGGGGATGTATTCCTGCACCAAGCCATCCACACCATAGAGTATTGCCTGGGCTGCATCTCCAACACGGCCTCTTATCTACGTCTCTGGGCCCTCAGTTTGGCCCATGCTC AGCTTTCGGAGGTACTGTGGGCCATGGTGATGCGTCTGGGCCTCAGGATGACCTCCAGACTGGGGGTGCTGTTTCTGGTACCAGTGTTCAGCCTTTTCGCTGTGCTCACTGTATCCATCCTGCTGGTCATGGAAGGGCTCTCAGCCTTCCTCCATGCCCTCCGGCTGCACTG GGTGGAGTTCCAGAATAAGTTCTATCATGGGACAGGTATCAAGTTTTCCCCCTTCGACTTCTCCACCCTGCCCTCAGTTTTTGAGCAGGACGGTTTACTGTGA
- the LOC112219420 gene encoding NF-kappa-B inhibitor-like protein 1 isoform X1 — protein sequence MATRKQKKMIRYVEDGSLMKLKSYFRKHSDLDVNFSQGKKRRTPLHLACSLRDDAILRLLLKYGANILQKDKKGDTPLHIAANKALKHGKRVYDDLVLPLQKSCPDAMVAPNNAGITPRDLLQWMKFEKTAPREKSSKATDAEKEWQEKLFGECQDEFFETFGQYDADDLFAEDTDEEDFQDWADRIRQEYVTKQHAEAQRLASSGFHGKRKKEADEEDRANRELHERLQREHEEYLARAARKEEETRQGKKRRYEERCADTFNTDTAAVATTKLSYRDIPWPAPKGSVEEMVEVMLHGADRKDMPAFRKLLRRQQTVWHPDRFAQRCGTRLEEGDKQRILETVTALSQELNRLAQSLR from the exons ATGGCGACTCGTAAACAGAAAAAGATGATAAGATACGTGGAAGATGGCAGTTTAATGAAGCTGAAGTCCTACTTCCGGAAACACTCCGACCTCGACGTCAACTTCTCCCAGGGTAAAAAACGCAGGACTCCCCTGCACCTGGCCTGCTCGCTCCGTGATGACGCCATCCTTCGGCTTTTGTTGAAGTATGGTGCCAACATCCTTCAGAAAGACAAGAAAGGGGACACGCCCCTACACATTGCTGCTAACAAGGCTCTGAAACATGGCAAAAGAG TTTATGATGACCTCGTCTTGCCCCTTCAAAAGAGTTGCCCAGATGCCATGGTTGCACCAAATAATGCAGGAATTACACCTCGGGACCTGCTGCAATGGATGAAATTTGAGAAG ACTGCACCTAGGGAAAAGTCTTCAAAAGCAACAGACGCAGAGAAAGAGTGGCAAGAGAAGCTCTTTGGGGAATGCCAGGATGAGTTTTTTGAAACATTTGGACAATATGATG cagATGATTTATTTGCGGAAGATACCGATGAGGAGGACTTTCAAGACTGGGCAGATAGAATTAGACAGGAGTATGTCACTAAACAGCATGCAGAGGCTCAAAGACTAGCATCCTCAGGTTTTCAtgggaagaggaagaaagaggcaGATGAGGAGGATCGGGCTAACAGAGAGCTGCATGAGAGGCTACAGAGGGAGCATGAGGAGTACCTGGCGCGTGCTGCACGGAAAGAGGAGGAAACGCGCCAGGGGAAGAAGCGGCGCTACGAGGAGCGATGTGCAGATACCTTCAACACTGACACTGCAGCAGTGGCCACAACAAAACTGAGTTATCGGGACATCCCCTGGCCGGCACCAAAGGGCTCAGTGGAGGAGATGGTGGAGGTGATGCTGCATGGTGCAGATAGGAAAGACATGCCAGCGTTTCGTAAACTCCTCAGGCGCCAGCAGACCGTTTGGCACCCGGATAGGTTTGCCCAGCGCTGTGGGACCCGGCTGgaggagggagacaagcagaggatCCTGGAAACTGTCACTGCTCTCTCACAGGAGCTCAATAGACTGGCTCAGAGCCTCAGGTGA
- the LOC112219420 gene encoding NF-kappa-B inhibitor-like protein 1 isoform X2: protein MATRKQKKMIRYVEDGSLMKLKSYFRKHSDLDVNFSQGKKRRTPLHLACSLRDDAILRLLLKYGANILQKDKKGDTPLHIAANKALKHGKRVYDDLVLPLQKSCPDAMVAPNNAGITPRDLLQWMKFEKTAPREKSSKATDAEKEWQEKLFGECQDEFFETFGQYDDDLFAEDTDEEDFQDWADRIRQEYVTKQHAEAQRLASSGFHGKRKKEADEEDRANRELHERLQREHEEYLARAARKEEETRQGKKRRYEERCADTFNTDTAAVATTKLSYRDIPWPAPKGSVEEMVEVMLHGADRKDMPAFRKLLRRQQTVWHPDRFAQRCGTRLEEGDKQRILETVTALSQELNRLAQSLR, encoded by the exons ATGGCGACTCGTAAACAGAAAAAGATGATAAGATACGTGGAAGATGGCAGTTTAATGAAGCTGAAGTCCTACTTCCGGAAACACTCCGACCTCGACGTCAACTTCTCCCAGGGTAAAAAACGCAGGACTCCCCTGCACCTGGCCTGCTCGCTCCGTGATGACGCCATCCTTCGGCTTTTGTTGAAGTATGGTGCCAACATCCTTCAGAAAGACAAGAAAGGGGACACGCCCCTACACATTGCTGCTAACAAGGCTCTGAAACATGGCAAAAGAG TTTATGATGACCTCGTCTTGCCCCTTCAAAAGAGTTGCCCAGATGCCATGGTTGCACCAAATAATGCAGGAATTACACCTCGGGACCTGCTGCAATGGATGAAATTTGAGAAG ACTGCACCTAGGGAAAAGTCTTCAAAAGCAACAGACGCAGAGAAAGAGTGGCAAGAGAAGCTCTTTGGGGAATGCCAGGATGAGTTTTTTGAAACATTTGGACAATATGATG ATGATTTATTTGCGGAAGATACCGATGAGGAGGACTTTCAAGACTGGGCAGATAGAATTAGACAGGAGTATGTCACTAAACAGCATGCAGAGGCTCAAAGACTAGCATCCTCAGGTTTTCAtgggaagaggaagaaagaggcaGATGAGGAGGATCGGGCTAACAGAGAGCTGCATGAGAGGCTACAGAGGGAGCATGAGGAGTACCTGGCGCGTGCTGCACGGAAAGAGGAGGAAACGCGCCAGGGGAAGAAGCGGCGCTACGAGGAGCGATGTGCAGATACCTTCAACACTGACACTGCAGCAGTGGCCACAACAAAACTGAGTTATCGGGACATCCCCTGGCCGGCACCAAAGGGCTCAGTGGAGGAGATGGTGGAGGTGATGCTGCATGGTGCAGATAGGAAAGACATGCCAGCGTTTCGTAAACTCCTCAGGCGCCAGCAGACCGTTTGGCACCCGGATAGGTTTGCCCAGCGCTGTGGGACCCGGCTGgaggagggagacaagcagaggatCCTGGAAACTGTCACTGCTCTCTCACAGGAGCTCAATAGACTGGCTCAGAGCCTCAGGTGA